GAGaatttatagatcaaatggagGACGATTGATTATCagtatatttattttacacattCCTACGGCCATACTGGTGGATTTAACCAACGATTTTACAAACCCATCCCCAACAAAAAAAAcggtaaaataaaaaaccagtaagggaagaagaaaaacggctaaggaaaaaaaaaatcaaataaagccAACTGTACGCAATATACATATCCCCTTTGTCAAAATCTTCTTATGTACTGCTAAGTTACACTGGAGCTGTATGTGGAAAAGCCACCAACCTCAAACCAAAGAggttaacttaattaattaagaaaaagagagaagggcaGAGCAAAAGCAGGGTGCGTTTAACATTATAAATACACTAAATCAAGGGAAAACCTCTCCCCTTCGCCACCCACATCGGAGAAAGAATAATACAGCctaaaaatcaataatcaaatCTTACGGACCTCAATGTGAGCTTCACTTGTATCCTTCAACCGAAAAACTTGTTCTGATCCCTCCATTTCCACGTAACCAAGGTGAGACATTGAAGGACACTCAGTATAGCTAATGTGCTGGTGAAGGATCATCAGCTCTAACCTAGTTGTATATTTTAACTGGCTTCTCAAACGTGTGACGGTTCTGCAAAATTTTGAGGCAAATTAGTGATGAGATATAGAGATCTCCATGTGAACCCGACCATAGTCTAGCATAAGCACAAGGCTCTAAGCTTTTCAGTAAAAGATGCAATGGTAAGTGAACCAAATGGCTTGCAACACATAAGTGGACCATATCAAAAGCAGCTTTTACTAAATAGTTCAGCATCGACTTTTGTTAGTGGTGCAAATTCTACAAAGGTGACACCATGTACGAACTTCAGTACGGAGGCATCTTACCTGGTGTACTGCATAAGCCCTCTTTGGGGTATTATCAGAATGCTCCAATCCAAGGTACTGCTCCCAAGCACCATAAACATCTCTTCTCTGAGGAAAACATATTAACACATTcacttgttaaaataaataaataaatcaaaacaatcaattTAAATGCTGAGCCAAAACAAGACCAATAAAAAACAGTTGCACTGGTGCTCATCACCTAGTGTTTACAAGTAAACATAGACACACCTGAAAACGGTTAGATACAATGTCAGAGTCTTGCAGGTACTCTGGGCGACCCATTGACAAAAAGGCAAACTTCCACTGAACAACCAAAAGGATCaaaagcaaataataataacaaaggaTCAGTTTTCAGCTAGATATGTAACTATGGTATGGAAAGAAAGCAATACCAAGTTTCAATGATATTAATATGCTATACAAATTTGCAAGCTTCCAAGCAGCATAAAATCAGTACCTTTGAAAACTCCTCATCTGGAACCTGCAATTTCTTCTGGACACGCACTTTAACTTCCTCTAAAGTCTCACCTTCATGTATGACCAAGAAAAAGGGTTCCCCAAAATTTTGTACTTGCTGTTGcaagaaacataaaataagatCCTTGAAATTTTCCATGCAACCAATTGCCATTTttcacttaaataataaaacagCTTGAAAAATGTAATAGGGATCTGAACCAATTATCTGAATTGCAATACCATTTGGTTTTGTGCAGTCTCTTTCGTGAAGTGATAAACGTGAATCAAACGATCATGGGGCCCAAGGTTTTTCTCCTCTTCTGGAATCTGAAATTCAATAAGTAAACATGATCAGCCTCAATTCTAAACCACCGGCAACTATGTATGCTGAATATTAAGAACCAAAACCCTAACTGTTCAACTAGCAGAGAATCTATCAACTGTTCCCCCAAATAAGAGGGAATAGGTAAAAcataataaatagataaaaactAATGAGTACATTCCAAAAATAGAATTTAGATAAAACTTGCCTCCTCTGCACGCAATGTCCAGTATTGGTCAtttatattctcaattttttcaTGGGGTGGAAAGATCTGCAAGCAGCAGAGAGAAAAGTAATGGGCACATACAGTGTACAACATAACTGACATTAATATTTTAGTGAATGAAGACGTTTCAGATACGGCAACACATGCTGCCTAATTCAACAATGAATTGATAGTCATTACCTTATAGATCTTGTGATAGAAAACCTCAAGTAGTCTAAGTTCAGCATTTGGATGAGACAACTCTACCTGTTTCAAGTGACAATAGAGGAGAAGATTAATCATATTGGAACTATAAAAGATTTGACATAGGAACATGAAGACGTAAATTGCAATATATAATTGAAGGGTGCAAATTGCAAATCTGCCACTTATGAATAATACTTTCCTTGGGACTCTTTTTACTAAAATAGAAAGAGGGAAAAGAACCTTAAAAGAATAAACACAAAGCATGAATTCATCAGTTATGGCAAAAACTTACCTTCGTTTTTAATACATTAATCACATCTCCAACAGTGCTCTGTTTAGGCAATCTGATGTTGTGTATTACCAcctgaaaacaattttaaaaagattACAAGGAGAATCAGATATATAAGCATGATCcatgaacacacacacacatatacaacaAAGTGGTGATAGTTATAGATTTCAGACGCACTTCATCCTTTGTAGCATGATGAAAAGCAACTTTCAGATTTTTAAGACCTTGCAATTCAGGCAGGGGGATGTCCAAGACTTCATAGTACAATATATCTGAGGTCTGCAAAATGGAAAAACAAGAATAATTTACACCCACCAATAAGAGTAAAAGAACATTTCAAGAACTCAAGCCACGTGACAGACACCACACCTGATTGTAATGGACTAGCATATCTGATAAATGATCATATCCCCGATATTTAATAGGTTGGGGCTTAGGTTGCTGAGAGTAGCAGTTGTGAGATGTGAGTCTTATTTTTGATGGATCGTCCAAACCAATTCGCCGAGCCACTCTCTCCACAACATCATCATAACTGTGTACCTTCGAcctagaaaaaaagaaaaaagaaaaaaaaaaaagggtaataaaatcaaataacacCAGTGATGATGCTCCTACTGCACAGAATAATTGTATCAGCTGGAAATACTTACAACTCTAGACAAAAATCATCCTCCTTCGGTCTCTCCAATGATCGAAAACGAACAACCTATTAAGCATCACATCATAAAGACGTAAAATTGATGCCTTGgcataattacaaaatatttcaaaatttacatttgaCAGGACCACTTAAATATCTAAGTGGACAAGGGGGTCACAACCATGCCTAGCAAACAATTACAAATATTTCAATAAACGACCATAGCATGTTTACTGATTTGAGATCTACAAAAACCAGAGGACTGGAAAGAAGATGCATATTAATTGCACTGTACAGTGACAAAAGATTAATGGTCACAAGtgctttcttctctttcttttttttttttttttttttttattttttttatttggtttataaAGTGATGACTAAGACTTGAAATGATTGCATGCTGGAAAGGGGGGTCCAGTAATCAAAACTGTAGTAAAGTTTTAAGTACTGCTATGCTTTGCCTTATGCATAATCCAGAAACTATCATCTTCCTTTCagattttcttgttcttttgaACTTTACATTTAATTCGATACAACCCTGTATACCTATTTTCCTTCAACAAAGTCCttatttctcaaaataataataattatagcAGAATTGCTACTCTTACAACAAATCTTCTAGCCCATTAAGGATATATGGATCTTTAACAATATGGGATCcacaataaaaatacaaaatctaGTTCATCCAGACTACCATTTCTAACATTTATCTGCTATATTCCAGCAAGGATGACCATGGCAGGGAGGCCAAACAGTAATGCTTCATCCAGTTCCACCTAAACTGCATGATAGTTGAATAAACTTCTATTCTCACTAAATAGTATTAACAacattttttcccctaaaagaGTAACTACATCCTTATAGACCAGCTGAAATTCCCTTGTCAATGGCTCTAAAAGACAAAATACCTAACAGCAATTGAATCATTGATACTTTTAAGGAATTATATTGATTTTATCATATACTTTTGTTTTAACATATAACAAATGACATACATAGGCAAATTCAAATTGGATCGATAATTCTCTGCACATCAACAAGGACAGCTTATTTTTACAACAAGCATGTTATTGGATGTAATTTAGGTTATTTACTTTTGGATATAAAAAGTCGGGACTACAGCATGGCTACTGTATTTATATTATCCTAcctttactttcttttatttagctGGTTTATTGTTATCCCTAGATGGAGCCATGGAGGGGTGGTCCAGATCAATTAAGCAGTAAGATTTGCCTTCTATTCATAGACCTCATATTTTGATCAAATATTTCTTGTTTGAAAGCCTGGTGTTCCTAGGGAGAATTTTGGTATATTTGGATGGAGGGAGAGTATAGGGGAAGGTGGCTGGAAATTCTATCCAACTCtcctctactcccctctactctccctcaatccaaacataGGGTTTAAGGATTAGAGTAAGAGAGCCTTGCTTGTATCATACCAAATTGTCATGGGACAAATTAGGAAAACTGCCTACAATTGCTCCTATGATGGATGCATATGATTCCATAAGAAGGGATTTATGATTGaaagattatttatatttagaaaTGCACATGATTTTGATGGTTAAAATTTGCAACATTCTATAAATTATGTTTGTTGGAAGTCTTGACAACAGCAGGAATAGATTTTATGATTTGAAAGGCTAATGACAATTAATAGTTAGGAATAATATGTAGGGTTTTAAAGTTTAAGGGATAGGGATTTAATTGGTTATAGGCTTGTGAAGAGTTGCAAAGAAGATAATAATCTGACAGAGGGCAGTGAACAATGCACATGAACAGTAACAGAGGAAGTgagccaaagaaaaaaagggaaagagagaagaataaaaaaagggaacaCATGCCTTCAATAACCAAAATACTCGATATCTATTAATCAAAATATGAAGATTACAAAGGTACTTATAGCCATTGACTCTTGTTCAACTAGAGGTAGGACCCAAGAAATAACACATATGACTACTAGAAAGCCCTAGAAAACTCTAAACTTgacatgaaaaacaaataaatcccGATTCTACCCCtgcacataaaaaaaatcataactcTTAAACTAATGACTAATATTAACAAATGTACATGTTTTAACCCTAAGACACTGGTGATATGACCTCCAAAAGTCAAACCCATGTACATCTTCCTTCATTTGGACATCGCATGAAAGCTCCACAAATGAAAGCTCTAAGTTGCCAAAACTGACAACGACTTGACCTTTCTTCCATTGCTGCATCACAATGTCCTAGAAACTACAAGAAGCTAACAAACTTTATAAATATCAgtaatcaagttttaaaatttttggcaGATTGACCTGGCGATTATGCACATATTCCAAAAATGATGGAACATCTGGGTATCGGCATTCTTCTTCACTTTCAAGTGGAGCAGATTTCTGGAAGCAAATAATGTCCCCATCTTCAATCtagaaaaaaagtaacaaaaggTGAATTACTACTCCAAATgccattttacaatatatatatccagACATGCAGTCTACCTGACTTAATCGAAATGAGGTCCTCTTATCAAGGTGCTCGCACATGACACAAGGGTCAAACTTTATTTCCTGAACcacaatttataaaatatattgactaagaattttaatttgaacaacaTGATTAGCCATAGAGCACAAAAAAAAGGGATGAAACATGctgaacaaataatttttttgggacaCAAACCTCATAAAGCTCTATCTCCTCATCAGGGGCAAAGCCAGCCATTTGGTTAAGTTTTTCTAGAATTTCTATGGGCTTACCAGAACTCTTCACAAAGAACCTACCAACATATCTGGCACCATGAAAGAAATTTGGTGTTACAAAGCATAAAAAGaataaactcccaaacaataaaaaacacaGTAAAAAGGAAGAAATCACTATATACCGTAGTTCTCCTTTCTCAGGGTCATAAAacttgaagaaaagaagaatgtcTTCTTTAGTTTTTTCAGGAGGAGGAATAGGACGTAGATCCTGAAATACCATATTTGAATTAGTAAAAGTGTAGAAGaattatttgtaatatttacCCTAGCATTGTAATTTCAATGGCTGTTCAAATACACAGGTAAACAATTACAGAGTAAACTGCCTGTATCATAAAAACACCATTACCAGACCAAGCTCCACTTCCAAAAACAACTTTAGTTCCGCATTATGTGTCTTATTTGAAACCTCCCTCAATTGTCCAACCTACAACCAGCAAATGGTTATCATTAGCATCACAATACAAATTTACCCAGTTATGCAGACAAAAACATGCACTTTTTACATAGTATTGAGCATATGATGAGTCATGACAGAATACAAGAATCCAGCATAACCCTTGACCAGAACACTGAGGACATGGTGGTTAATTGAGAGAGGATTAATCTAAACATAAACTAGAAGTGTCagatgtatgtgtgtgtttatgtgCCACCcataattaaatcaaatttagatgcatttataatatattaactgAACAAAATTCAGACATactcagaaaaaagaaaagttttttaaaaaaaacttatttattaatcacaaatatTAAGAGTTTTTATAGCGTTCGaacatataaattaaaaaatttaagaaaagaaagaaagaaaggaaaaaacaaaaacaaaaaaacttccGGACAGAGAGAGGATAAACTCAACCAAGGAATTAACCAAAAATTGATAAAACCCCACCAAGAGTAAACATAATTACTGCACACAATGAATCTTTTCATGGATACACATGATAGATATAATCCCCCTcaaaacatcaaaaaataaaatggcaGTCTGAGAAAGTTGTTTTGCACACTTGAGATGGTTTTACAGAATGATTTCACCTCTACCATTGTTGATCTTCCAGCATCCAACTTTTTTCAAATGACATTAAGAAATATGCAGAAAGGGGCACaacctttttttatatatatgaaaagggGCACAACCCTAAAACGTGGGAGGTATACAAAAAAACACACCTAAAATGAATCTAACCTCTAAAATCTAAGAGGTCAATAAACTCCaacaaattaggaaaaaaacaaaaaactagtaGCAGCCATCCAATCATGCGACAAAAATTGAAGCTTCAGTTCCACAACAGAATCTTCACGTCCCACACAATTCATAGCATTTTggtccttccaaatacaccacataaCTTAATAGTAGAAATATCTTAATAGATTTAGATCCCATGTCAATATGGAACAGCCATAGGTACTAAATAACTAACAAGAATGGCAAGCCATATTAAGTACCTATGcccttataagttataactattagaaaagaaaacacaGCACAAGAAGCAAAGCAAGATGCACTTACAGATTGTGATTCCTCCTGAGGTAACAATGGTCTATTGGGACGATAAGTATGGTTTTGCCTCTTTGCCCAAATCCAAAATCGCTGAAATTGCACTGGTATGCCAAAATCTTTGGCAACGTCCTCCTGGGAATCACCTCAAAattagaaaatgagaaaataaacaCTAAGTTTCGTGACAAAAGTACAGCACAGTGGCAAATAAGCAACAACAAAATGCAGAATtcactaaatttaaaaataccaATTCCCCCTGTAAAAAACGCAATTGTCAAATAATTAAGAACAAAGAGAATGCACAAAAGCTTGGAGAAAGATGAACAGAATAATTGCCTTAAACAATAAATTTCAACCATTTTCTAATCAGATTCAAAGTAGAAACATCTATAGTACCTTGAAAACATTAAAGGGTGTCTGTTTCTGAATACGGAAATTACGAACTTTTTCATGATCCACAAGGTCAAAATATATATCCCTTCCAATCTGTTCTGCAAGGTCCTCATCTCGTGCAACCTGGATTCATTAATTAATAGCATAAGTCATGAGATTCAGAAAGAGACAC
The sequence above is drawn from the Quercus robur chromosome 7, dhQueRobu3.1, whole genome shotgun sequence genome and encodes:
- the LOC126692793 gene encoding ubiquitin C-terminal hydrolase 12 isoform X1 gives rise to the protein MTMMTPPPLDQEEDEMLVPHSDVVVEGPQPMEVVAQAEPASTVENQQVEDPPSMKFTWTIDNFTRLNTKKHYSEVFVVGSYKWRILVFPKGNNVDHLSMYLDVADSSTLPYGWSRYAQFSLAVVNQVHSKYSIRKDTQHQFNARESDWGFTSFMPLSDLYDPARGYLVNDACVIEAEVAVRKVLDYWSYDSKKETGYVGLKNQGATCYMNSLLQTLYHIPYFRKAVYHMPTTENDMPSGSIPLALQSLFYKLQYNDSSVATKELTKSFGWDTYDSFMQHDVQELNRVLCEKLEDKMKGTVVEGTIQQLFEGHHMNYIECINVDYKSTRKESFYDLQLDVKGCRDVYASFDKYVEVERLEGDNKYHAEEHGLQDAKKGVLFIDFPPVLQLQLKRFEYDFMRDTMVKINDRYEFPLELDLDRENGKYLSPEADRSVRNLYTLHSVLVHSGGVHGGHYYAFIRPTLSDQWFKFDDERVTKEDVKRALEEQYGGEEELPPTNPGFNNTPFKFTKYSNAYMLVYIRDSDKDKIICNVDEKDIAEHLRIRLKKEQEEKEDKRRYKAQAHLYTIIKVARDEDLAEQIGRDIYFDLVDHEKVRNFRIQKQTPFNVFKEDVAKDFGIPVQFQRFWIWAKRQNHTYRPNRPLLPQEESQSVGQLREVSNKTHNAELKLFLEVELGLDLRPIPPPEKTKEDILLFFKFYDPEKGELRYIVISSFLLCFLLFGSLFFLCFVTPNFFHGARYVGRFFVKSSGKPIEILEKLNQMAGFAPDEEIELYEEIKFDPCVMCEHLDKRTSFRLSQIEDGDIICFQKSAPLESEEECRYPDVPSFLEYVHNRQVVRFRSLERPKEDDFCLELSKVHSYDDVVERVARRIGLDDPSKIRLTSHNCYSQQPKPQPIKYRGYDHLSDMLVHYNQTSDILYYEVLDIPLPELQGLKNLKVAFHHATKDEVVIHNIRLPKQSTVGDVINVLKTKVELSHPNAELRLLEVFYHKIYKIFPPHEKIENINDQYWTLRAEEIPEEEKNLGPHDRLIHVYHFTKETAQNQMQVQNFGEPFFLVIHEGETLEEVKVRVQKKLQVPDEEFSKWKFAFLSMGRPEYLQDSDIVSNRFQRRDVYGAWEQYLGLEHSDNTPKRAYAVHQNRHTFEKPVKIYN